CTCTACACCACCCGCGACCTCGCCCACCACGAGTGGAAGTTCGACAACTACGACGAGGCCGTGACGGTCCTGGGCGAGGACCACAAGCTCCAGGCCGAACAGCTGGAGGCCGCCCTCGACGTGCTGGGCAACGAGACGGACAAGCTCAGACAGACGTTCTACTCGTGGGTGAACCTCCCGGAGGGCGGGATGTCGACCCGCGAGGGCACGGGCGTCGACCTCGACGACCTGCTCGACGAGTCGGTCCGCCGCGCCCGCGAGGAGGTCGAAGACCGCCTCGACACCCGGATCCGCAACGACGACCTGAGCGAGGACGACATCGACCGCATCGCCCGCCAGGTCGGGATCGGCGCGGTCCGCTACGACATCGTCTCCAAGCAGCCAACGAAGGGGATCACCTTCGAGTGGGAGCGCGCGCTGGACTTCGAGGCGCAGTCGGCGCCGTACGTCCAGTACGTCCACGCGCGGTGCTGCGGGATCGAGAGCGAGGCGGCCGAGGCCGGGATCGAGCCCGCCGCCGACGTCTCGGTCCTCACGACCGACGCCGAGCGCGCGCTCATCGAAGAGATCGCGCGCTTCCCCGCGGTGATCGAGCGCGCGGCCGACGACCTCGAACCGCACGTCGTCGCGACGTTCGCCCGCGATTTCGCGGAGACGTTCAACACCTTCTACCGCGAGTGCTCGGTGCTCAACGCCGACGACGAGGCGGTCTCGGCCGCGCGGCTCGGACTCGTCGAGGCGGCGCGCCACACCGTCGCGAACGCCCTCGACGTCCTCGGAATCGAAGCGCCCGAGTCGATGTGAGTCGGTCGGCCCTCCGCTGAGGCCGAGCGGCTCGGATCCGGGACGGCGCTTACAGGAACGGGAGCGCGATCGGGCCGACGGTCCCCGCCACCAGCGAGCCGCCGACGACGAACACCGCCGCGGCCCCGGCGCCCAGCGCCAGCAGTAGGAACAGGACGAGCCACCAGAAGGGAACGCGCGAATCTTTCTCTGCCATACCGACGACTCACCGCACCCGAATAAAAGAAGGTCCCGCTTCGGGCCGCACAGCGGGCGCCCGGGGAAGGGGCACGCCCGACCGCCTCATAGTGATTACTCTCACTGTTTCCCGCCGAACGCCACCCCCGGTGACGGCGTTCAGTGGGAAGAGACGAGAGTAATCACTATCAGCCGAAGAAGCGACCGAAGAGCCCTCGTCCGTTCTCGTCGTCTTCCTCGCTCTCGTCGCTCTCGTCGCCGTTCTCGCCGTCTCCGGTATCGGCGGTGTCGCCGTTCGCGGCCGATCGGGTCGACGACGCGGCCGAGTCGCTCGTCGAGGCGACTTCGTCCGCATCTCCCTCGGAATCGGTGCCGTCGGCGTCCGCGTCACCCTCGGAGTCCTCGTCCGCCAGCGACGTCGTGTACACGCCGCTGTCCGGGTCGTCTGCGACGGCGCCCTCGCGGCCAGCGTCGAGTTCGTCGGGGTCCGCGGGCTCGACCAGCGGCTCGTCCGACGGGGGCGCTTCGGCGTCGTCGACCGCCGCGGGCGACTCGGCCGCGTCGGGAGCGGCGTCCGATGCTGATTCCGAGTCCGGCTCGGAGTCGGCCGCGGCGGCCGTCTCCTCCTCGTCGGGGTCGACCGCGTCAGGATCGAGATCGGCCTCGTGGGAGCCGGCAACGACGATGTCGTCACCGTCCTCGGAGACGTACTCCGCCAGCGCGTCCTCGGGGGAGTCCTCGTCGGTCTCGCCATCGGTCTCGCTGTCGAGATCGATGTCGACGTCGGGGCTGGGGGCGTCGACCGAGACGTCCTCGTCCGGCGCGTCGGATTCCGGCTCCGCGGCGTCCGATTCCGCGGCGTCTGACGCGACGGCGTCCGACTCAGCGACGGTGCCGGCGCCGGCGCCGGCGTCGGCGTCGGCGTCGATCTCCTCGTCCGTGACAGTCGCCGCGAGCGTGCGGAACGCCGCCGCGGCGTCGCTGCCGGGCGCGAAGGTGGTCAGCGGCTCGCCGGCCGCCGCGGCCTGCCCGATCTCGGCGGCGTCGGGGACCGTCCCGAGGATGTCGGCGTCGAGGTGTGCGGCCACCACCTCCGAGTCCGCGTCCGCCGGCGCGGCGCGGGTGAGGACCGCGCCCGCGACGGGGATGTCGAGGCGGTCGGCCACCTGGCGCGTCTTGTCGGTGTCGCCGAGGGCGTCCCGGGTCGGCGTCGA
This is a stretch of genomic DNA from Halobellus sp. MBLA0158. It encodes these proteins:
- a CDS encoding nucleotide-binding protein, translating into MGRVYAVVSAKGGVGKTTTAANLAAVLAAAGSDVAVVDGDLGMANLASALGVSLGDVTLHDVLADDGGAPGDSDGAGGSESAGADVEEAIHEGPHGMAVVPGSPDLDAFSRADPEGMESVLAALRERYEYVILDTGAGLSNDTVVPLTHVDEAILVSTPTRDALGDTDKTRQVADRLDIPVAGAVLTRAAPADADSEVVAAHLDADILGTVPDAAEIGQAAAAGEPLTTFAPGSDAAAAFRTLAATVTDEEIDADADAGAGAGTVAESDAVASDAAESDAAEPESDAPDEDVSVDAPSPDVDIDLDSETDGETDEDSPEDALAEYVSEDGDDIVVAGSHEADLDPDAVDPDEEETAAAADSEPDSESASDAAPDAAESPAAVDDAEAPPSDEPLVEPADPDELDAGREGAVADDPDSGVYTTSLADEDSEGDADADGTDSEGDADEVASTSDSAASSTRSAANGDTADTGDGENGDESDESEEDDENGRGLFGRFFG